The following is a genomic window from Niabella soli DSM 19437.
GTTATAGGGCTGGGCGCATACCTGCTTTACTATAAGGATTTGCAGGGCATTGCCAGGGATATGGCCACCTGGCTGTCCATCAGCATACCCGCCGCGCTTGTTACCGCTTATTACTTCAAATACATTTTCGCAATCCAGATCATATTGCCCGAAGACGGAGCGTTTGATAAGGCGTCCGGGCAGCAAACGCATTTCCCAAAAGCTGCCTGAAAGCAGCATGGGGAGCTATTCAATCAGGGCTGCAAATTTCACGGAGGAAAACAATTAACAAAAGCACTATTGGCTGCCGATAATTGAATTTGCAAATCCTCCAAAAATCTTCAATATATAGTTAGCTAATTTTCCGTTCCGGGCTACCCGACCGGAACTTTCTGAAAAATCCGGAGCGTTCCGGTTTTTTTATTTGATCCACTCATTCGCCCGCATCCAGTTCAGGCATCGTTCAAACCAATGGTCCGTATTGGTTTTGTTGTTCAGCCCGTATCCGTGGCCGCCGGCGCTATAGATATGCATTTCAGCCTTTACACCTGCCGCCAGCAGCGCCTGGTAATAAGCAATGCTGTTGGCCACCGGCACCACTTTGTCATCAGAGCTATGTAGCAGGAAGGTAGGAGGTGTTGTGGCTGTTACCTGTTTTTCGTTCGAATAAAAATCTACTTTAGCTGCCTGGGCCGTATCTTTTCCCAGTAATGCGCGTCTTGAGCCCTTATGGGCAAGCGGGTCCGTAAAACTGATTACGGGATAAACCAGTATTGAAAAATCAGGACGCAATGAAGTGTTATTGGGGTTATCAATGATCCGGTCATTAAAATGAGTAGAAGCCGTGGATGCGAGGTGCCCTCCGGCGGAAAAACCAATAATGCCGATCCGGGCCGGGTCGATATGCCATGCTGCGGCTTTTTCCCGTACTATTTTAATAGCCTGTTGTGCATCCTGTAACGGCCCGATCGTTTTATCGACCATTATTTTTTCATTAGGCAGACGGTATTTCAGGACAAAAGCTGCAACCCCGTTTCTGGCAAACGCTTCGGCTACATCGCTTCCTTCCTGGTTTATTACAAGATAAGAATAACCGCCGCCCGGACAAATAACCACAGCCGCACCCGTAGCTTTTTCCTTGGCAGGGAAATAGGCTGTAAGGGTGGGCGCTGTAACTGACCTTACCAGGATGCGACCGGTGGAAATGGTATCCCATTTTTCAGTGACCGTAGCTGTCTCGATAGCGTTCGGCACTACCCGGTACAAAGGGATTACCTGTTGCGCCCGACCGCCGGGAGACAATAAAAAAAAGATAATGACTGTGAGTAAGTAAGGCTTCATATGGCTGATCTTTAGATACTATTCCCGCAAACGCGGAAAGCAAGTAATACGGTTTATTGGCTGCTTTTAGCAGGTGGCTTCTATTGCACTCCTGGTGTTTACTGCACCCGTTCAAAATGAGGGCTTAAATGTTCTTTCATTCCCTTCCGG
Proteins encoded in this region:
- a CDS encoding alpha/beta hydrolase; this encodes MKPYLLTVIIFFLLSPGGRAQQVIPLYRVVPNAIETATVTEKWDTISTGRILVRSVTAPTLTAYFPAKEKATGAAVVICPGGGYSYLVINQEGSDVAEAFARNGVAAFVLKYRLPNEKIMVDKTIGPLQDAQQAIKIVREKAAAWHIDPARIGIIGFSAGGHLASTASTHFNDRIIDNPNNTSLRPDFSILVYPVISFTDPLAHKGSRRALLGKDTAQAAKVDFYSNEKQVTATTPPTFLLHSSDDKVVPVANSIAYYQALLAAGVKAEMHIYSAGGHGYGLNNKTNTDHWFERCLNWMRANEWIK